One Malania oleifera isolate guangnan ecotype guangnan chromosome 10, ASM2987363v1, whole genome shotgun sequence genomic region harbors:
- the LOC131165728 gene encoding ricin-like, with protein MGAVILALHRTPENERQSTLARSLIVAIQMVSEALRFTYIEQWVCNRIGGGYKIFRPDAAMISLENKWKALSKAVQTSKDGIFPSPVQLQKPDFTPFFLSNLNDNKLAPNLAILLFYCGAGTSDPHHFSQMLFTRSVVGDNDDVDSVCLSWEPTARIAGRNGLCIEVTDG; from the coding sequence ATGGGAGCGGTCATCTTGGCGCTTCACAGGACGCCAGAAAACGAGCGCCAGAGCACCCTGGCTCGCTCCCTCATCGTTGCCATCCAGATGGTTTCGGAGGCGCTGCGGTTTACCTACATCGAGCAATGGGTGTGCAATAGAATTGGGGGAGGGTATAAAATATTTCGCCCAGATGCCGCCATGATCAGCCTTGAGAACAAATGGAAAGCCCTCTCCAAAGCTGTCCAAACATCCAAAGATGGAATCTTTCCCAGTCCAGTCCAACTGCAAAAACCTGACTTCACCCCATTCTTCTTGTCAAACCTAAATGATAATAAACTAGCTCCAAACCTGGCCATCTTGTTGTTCTACTGCGGGGCCGGGACATCTGATCCTCATCATTTCTCTCAAATGTTGTTCACAAGGTCTGTTGTGGGAGACAACGACGATGTTGACAGTGTTTGTTTGTCCTGGGAGCCCACAGCGCGCATCGCCGGTCGAAATGGTCTGTGCATTGAAGTCACAGATGGGTAA